The Triticum urartu cultivar G1812 chromosome 6, Tu2.1, whole genome shotgun sequence genome includes the window NNNNNNNNNNNNNNNNNNNNNNNNNNNNNNNNNNNNNNNNNNNNNNNNNNNNNNNNNNNNNNNNNNNNNNNNNNNNNNNNNNNNNNNNNNNNNNNNNNNNNNNNNNNNNNNNNNNNNNNNNNNNNNNNNNNNNNNNNNNNNNNNNNNNNNNNNNNNNNNNNNNNNNNNNNNNNNNNNNNNNNNNNNNNNNNNNNNNNNNNNNNNNNNNNNNNNNNNNNNNNNNNNNNNNNNNNNNNNNNNNNNNNNNNNNNNNNNNNNNNNNNNNNNNNNNNNNNNNNNNNNNNNNNNNNNNNNNNNNNNNNNNNNNNNNNNNNNNNNNNNNNNNNNNNNNNNNNNNNCGAATTCTCTGGCGGCAGCTACAGCTAGAATCACAGCTCCGGCGAGCAATTAAATCGGCGATGGCGCTCGGCGGCAGTTAGCTAGAGTTTGAGTTCACCTGGGAGCCATGGAGATGGAGATGTCGGTGGGGATGCGGAACTTGTCGGCCCAGTCCTGCGCCTCCAGGAACAGCTTGGACACCTTGGCGGCCACCCACGACATCTCCGGCCGCGCCGCGGGGTCCTTGGACACGCACTGCAGCGCCAGAGTGGTGAGGGCCTCCGCCGCATCGACGGGGAACGAGTCCTTGAGCCGCCGGTCCACCCACTGCCGcatcccctcgccgccgccggacgccGACGCGGCGGAGGCGCTCTCGATCAGCGAGGTGCGCTCGTAGTCCCCGGTCGCCTTGTTGAACTCGTACCGCACCGGCTCCTGCCCGGACACcagctccagcagcagcacgccCAGCGCGAACACGTCCGACCGCCGCGTCGGCGACCCGCCCGCGGTCAGCTCCGGCGCCATGTACCCGCGCGTGCCCTCGATCCGCCTCCCGCGGCTGCCCGTCCGCCGGTGCCTCGCCTCCTTGTCGCCGGATTCGTCGTCCGGGAGCTCCCCGGCGAGGTCCGCGGACCCGAAGTGCGCGAGCTTGGCCCGGAGGAGCGGGCCCTGGCCGCACAcgaggacggaggaggaggagaggcggTTGTGCACGGTCCCGGCCTGGAGGTGCACGTAGCTGAGCGCGTCGCAGGcgtcggcggcgaggcggagcCGGGAGTGCCATGAGGCGAGCGGCGTGAAGGACGGGTTGTTGGCGCCGCGGAGCAGCGAGGAGAGCGGCGCCGCGCCCGGGACGAGCTCGTAGGCGAGGAAGAGGGCGCCGTCGGGGGAGGCGGCCGCGCCGTAGAGCCGCGCGATGGCGGCGTGGTGGCAGTGGCCGAGGACCGCGAGCCGAGACGACACCTCGGCCGGATCCCGCCGCAGCGCGCGGCGGAAGACGGCGGCCGGGTGGCCCCGGAGCTCGCATCTAAACGAATTGGACGACCCCGGCGCGAGGCGGTGCGCGGGGGAGAAGTTcttggtggcggcggcgagctcggcGAAGGTGAGGAGGAGCGGCAGGTCCGGGAGCGAGTCCCTGAGGGCCTGCAGGGAGGAggccgcggaggaggaggaggtggagagcgCCGCCGAGGAGGTGGAGTAGGAGGTCGGGTGGGTGCCGTTGGTGTTCGCGCGGGGCGAGCGGCGGCCGTGGGCGGTGGCCGTCGGGGCGGTGGCGGAGGAGCGGGCCATGgacgacggcgcggcggcggtggccgtGGCGCTCTTGGTCTTGCACATCTGATGCCTGCGGAGGCCAACCATCGGCGACCAGAGAAAGAAGCTCGTCGGACTTTCTTGCTTGCCGACCAATTTGCTGGCGTGATAAAGGTTTCGCCTTTGGTTGTTTTTTTCTTCGTCTGCTATCTCGCTCGCTTTACCTCGCCGAGTTGTTGCCTCGAGAGGAGGAAGACGGCTGGTCGACCGGTCAAACGCGAGTCAAACACCCGCTGCATTTTGAATTGTTCTGAATGAAAAATTCTTGTTCAGCCGTTTATCCGTTTTACATTTAGAGTCAAAGGGATCCGTAATGGGGTGAATTTGGTCGGAATGATAAATTTATCTTTCGTCTCCTCATCGCTCGTTGCTCGATAACCGTCGCAAATCTAGGGTTCGATGTGTTATCTCTAATCTTTGGGATGACATGCTCGACCACCATATTGATCTCAACTCACAAAGGAGGTGCGGCAAGAAACTAGGAGCGGCGAGGAAAAAGAGGAGGTGTTAACTAGATGCATTGACAACGATGGAGGCAACCTTTCACTTCTCGCTATATTGTCATTGCTCCAAATGATAAATttatcttcttcctcttcatcgcCGATCATTTGATAACCATCGAGAAACCTAGGGTTCGATTTTTCGTCTATAATCATAGGGAGGAAATGCTCGACCACCATATTGATCACGACACACTGAGGATGTGTGGGGAGAAACTAGGAGCGGCGAGGAAAACGTGGAGGGGTTAATCGGATGCACGACAACGGACGGAGGAGAGCTTCTTGTATATGATGGTGTGCACCAGCCAAAATGATGATAGAGGGAGAAGTGAAAGTTTTTGGTGACCGTAGCATCAAGTTGGATCACTACAGTTAGTTTGATTTTCccctaaaaaacaaaaaaatgtgGTTAGTTTGATTCACATAGACGGAAAATAATCCTTTAAGATACGAATCTCAAAGCAAAGCAGTCTCCTTCCCCATTTTCCTATTTGCAAAACGGGATTCAATCTCCCGACTGCCCCCAAATTTCAGCCGTTGGCATGAAATGCCCCAccgtcgtcgccagtgagctcctCGACACCAAGCAGAGTACCCCAGCTCGGCACACTCTATCATGTCGGCGGCCCGGCTCACGGCACCGTACTTTGCCAAGATTCATCCAGCAGGTCAATGTTGTGCAACTAGGACACATACAGCGGAGCTGAGCTGAGGAGGTGGCCATGGACGGAGCACCGATGGCTGCCACGCCTAGTTGTGGATGGATGGGAGAGCAGCATGAACAAAGCTCCGGTGCTTCCGCAACGAAGCGAGCTTCCGACGACGGTGACAAGCGAGAGTGGACGCCGGAGTAGGAAAATGGATCCATGACATTTTTGAGCTTGCGACATCAGGGGCAGCGACGACCAAGTCTGGACGCCGGAGAAGAAAGGGGATCGGGATCTGGCAGATGTGGCGGCTAGATGTTTGAAATAGGTATCTGGGATCGAAATCAAATCTCTGTCTCTGGCGATGGTTACACGAGCCTTTTATACGATTCGGAGAGACGCGATGATCCTTCAAGGGGACGTCGGTTCCAGGAAATCGAAGAGAGGCGTCCGTTGCGGGAGTAACCGCACGATGGTTGGGTGAGGGGAGATTTCCCACTTAATTAGTACAATTAATCTCAACAATAGGAACGACATTAGCGATTTTGTTACCGGAATTAGAGGCTTATTAATTGGCAGGCTGCGTTGAGATTTATTTTTTGCCAGATGTCCTTCGCTGAAGAGGGTCTCACGATCGTTGGGTACGACCCGGATCGTGCAATTGCTAGCTGGAGTAATGCATAAGATTTCCTTTTTTGTTCAGATGGAGGACAATGCAACAAGTGTGCAACTTGATGCCTAATTGATCACTCACGTCCCTTAACTTCATCCATAGTTGTTCGAGATGCATCCATGCATGTTGGTTGGGTGGTTTGGAGTTTGATTTGCAGAGACAATAGCTAGGTAGAGTAATGCACAAGATTTCCTTTTGTGCTCAGATCGAGAATAATGCAAGTGTGCAACTTGATGCCAAATTAATCACTCATGTCCCTTAACTTCAGCTTAGTTAGTTAGAGATGCATCCATTTGCACTTGCACGTACGGTGGGTGTCTATGTACCCTAGTCAACGGAGAGCAGCCCGGTCGAGTAGGAGAAGGAGAAGTGGACAGCTTGGTTGACCCCAAGTTAAGTAATGAACGCGCGGTGCGAATGATAAGCGGATGAGAACATTTTTCAGTTTTCATTTTGGCGTGAGGAAGAGAACCAATCTCGTGGCCTCCTGGGTGGCGGCTAGTACCTGTCAGGCTGTCACAACGAAACCAATTTGCCGACACAGCACAGTAGTAGTGAAGAAAAAAAGAACTCGCCAACCATATTTGAGAAGAAGAAAAACTCGCCGACCAAACCATGTCTACACGAGAGTAACGATGGGCATGGGATATGTCAAGCATCAGCCATGTTCCGAGTCGTTTTCGCATGAAATTTATCAAAAATTGCCGCCAGAGTCGAGGTGTTTTGCATGGAACCCTGGAAGATCATGGAGTCCCTCGCAAAGTGGGCTCGCATTTGCCGGTGCGACGAATCTACATTCCGCATTTTCATCAAGCACCATCTTATGACTCCCATCATCGATTTGGGGCACATGAGACCAGATATGGGCGTGCGAGATGAGGGCGAATATATAGGAGCATGATCAAGGGTTAGGTATCACCTTGAGACCGTTTGCCGATGAGCATGGCGGGGGGCATGATCAACAACCACGCTACTTAGAGAGAGTAACTGTGGCACAGCCTCGAACTCGATTTGCATTTTGCAACACCAGTGGTTGGGCCAATGGGAGTGTGTCAAGAAGAGAACATTCTCTTCTTGCTCCTTTTTTGTTCGGAGATAAAGAAAACATGTAAGCAGCTGGAGGCTTGATCATAAGCCTTTTATTCGATCGGATTGGCTTTAGTCGCGCGTCCTGACAATGGGATGGATGACCGGAGGAGATTGCCAACTGAGAACCGAGAAATTGTTAGGAGAAAGTGGATACATGGTCTAGACCGAACTTACTGGTGGTCTGAATGAAAACACGATTCCTTACTTGGCTCTTTCTTAAAATTTGGTACTATCTTTATGTGACTAAAAAAACATTTTATTCCTTATTTGATACTCCCCCTGATCCAAAACAAGCGTCGCCGGGTTGAACCAAACGCTCATGGTGTAAAAATATCTTGCGTTTGGATACAAGTGTACAACTTGAGGCTTAATTAATTACTCATGCCCCTTAACTTCAGCCTTATTAGAGTACTTGGTTCGAGATGCATCCATGTTTGTCAGGGATTGGATTGGATCGGTTTGGAGTTTTACGACCTGACTGCATTGCAATTGTACGGTGAATGTTTCTGTGTCTAGTCAACGACGAGATACTGTCCAGCATGGGTTGGGTGAGGAATTTTGCTAGTCCCTCCTTTCATCTATatagggtctaatgcgtttttcaaaatcgcctttgactattgataagattaataatacatgagatgtataatgtgaaattatatcattggaagctcctttcacgtacgaatttaatggtatgctttgtgtaacttgcatgtcatatattattgctttaacacttggtcaaagttagccttgaaaaacacattaggccctatatagatggaaagAGGGAGTACATTTTTTTTCCTTTGAATTTTTTTTGGAGCATTTTTTTCCTTTGAATTGAAAGAAAGACAGCTGGCGGCTAGTGCAGCGGGGGACAACGACGTGACTGCTAACGTACACGCACACGTAGTACTATTAAGCTTGTCCAGCTGTCACGGCGAAAAATCGATTCGACGACGCAAAATGCCAGATTAGAAGGAAACAATAATCAATCCACGGGCATGTAGGTATGTTTGTGTCCCCTAGTCTATCACATACGTACCCTTTTTCTTTTTCCGGATTTGTCTACTACAGTACTGTACTAATTTATAAATTAAAATTTGATTTCGTCTACGAGCCTAGGACAAGCGTGCACAACATTAGCTAGCAATAATGCACGTGTGGCCGGTCCTTCTTTCCTCCCCTGGCAAAACATTCCGTTCTGCTGCATGCTCGGTCATGGACAGCAACTctccttttcctttttttatttgatGATGACTCGGTTCAGCTAGGGAATCGGATCAGGTCTAGCCGCAACAAGAACAAATCAGGCCTCCATCTGTCGCCAACCTTTTTCTTTAATAGGTGCGCGTGTGTGCGTTTAAAAAGATGAGtgtatatgtgtatgtatgtGCGTCTACGTCTGTTGTTAAAAATACACTTACGGTCAcgttttttgtttttgttttttgcaggtaagatgagtttttTTGACAAGAGGCATGAAGACGAAGTTTATATGTAACGGGGAACGAACCCAAGACGAAGGCAACGGTGCCATGCCGAAACGGTTCGGTCGTTGCGACCACTGTGGATCAGTGTCCGTACGTTCCCATCGTACGATTCGGGTCGGTTCTACACGTACTCCCTCCCTTTCAAAATAAATGATCTAATTTTGTATTAACTTTGGTACAGAATTTGTTTGAGGGTTGTTTTTTAACTTTGGTACAGAATTGAGTTGTACATGCAGGTGCCCATCCTAATGTATCGTGTTTGACAAGTCCAGGGCTTTCGTGGTAAAGGCCATGAGGAAATATGACACGCACGGTTTGACCGACCGAACAAATGGAGCGACGTGACTGCGTTCGTTCCCATGCGTACGCACGCGCTCGCGTTTCATATATGTCCGCGCGACCGATCTGCACGTCTGGTATCTTGCAGTAGCAGCAATCGCAACCAAGATTAAATTCCATCAtgagtactactccctccgtctcaaaattcTTATTTTAGATTTGTCTTgatacagatgtatctaatactaaaacgtgacttgatacatccgtatttagacaaatctaagacaataattttgggacagagggagtactcgAAATGGTTAAATAATATTGCTGTCTTCGACGTGAGCATGCCGCCACAGTATATATAAATACAGCGCACGTGCTTAATCAATCCTAGTGCTACGGTTCCTCCTGCAGGCCCAAACTGAAGCTCCAACTGATGGCCGTCGTGCACCGTTGAACTCATGAGTCAAACAAAATGGCTCAATCCATTGACCAGGTATATTTGTTACGGTATACTGTGCGCATGAACAGCCGTCAGCCGAGTGACGGGTGTACACAGTATAATACTTGCAAtaacatagtactccctccgttcctaaatatttgtctttctagagttTTTAAATGGTCACtatatacggatgtatatagacatattttaaagtgtagattcactcattttgttccgtatgtagttaCTATTTGAAACCTCTAgaaaaacaaatatttaggaacggagggagtagtaccaAATATTCAACTGTCTGATGTTCTTGTTCTTCTATGCAATACATATAGTGTTGTGTGCATCAACAGCCGTCAGTTGACTGACAAGTGTATAATACTAGCAATAATGTAGCATAGCAAATAATTAATAGCGTCTGGCCTTCTTCATCTTGTTATATGCAATATACTCTctccgtcccacaatataaggACATAGATTAAAAAAGACCTTATATTGTGGGATGGAGGGAATAACGTATACCATTTCTTGATGCGTGGTGACCCATGACCTGTCCGATTTAAACCCTAAATTTAGAACCTTGGGATATGGCTCCCGGTCCAATTTTAAACCCAAACAATGCAACCCTCTATTTGTTTAATGTGTCGTCTC containing:
- the LOC125513086 gene encoding lysM domain receptor-like kinase 3, producing the protein MVGLRRHQMCKTKSATATAAAPSSMARSSATAPTATAHGRRSPRANTNGTHPTSYSTSSAALSTSSSSAASSLQALRDSLPDLPLLLTFAELAAATKNFSPAHRLAPGSSNSFRCELRGHPAAVFRRALRRDPAEVSSRLAVLGHCHHAAIARLYGAAASPDGALFLAYELVPGAAPLSSLLRGANNPSFTPLASWHSRLRLAADACDALSYVHLQAGTVHNRLSSSSVLVCGQGPLLRAKLAHFGSADLAGELPDDESGDKEARHRRTGSRGRRIEGTRGYMAPELTAGGSPTRRSDVFALGVLLLELVSGQEPVRYEFNKATGDYERTSLIESASAASASGGGEGMRQWVDRRLKDSFPVDAAEALTTLALQCVSKDPAARPEMSWVAAKVSKLFLEAQDWADKFRIPTDISISMAPR